The following nucleotide sequence is from Zea mays cultivar B73 chromosome 1, Zm-B73-REFERENCE-NAM-5.0, whole genome shotgun sequence.
GTATAATGGGCTTTTTTTCAGGATCAACCTCTATTGGTCACTACAAAAGGGTGTGGAAAACTTAGGCTCCTCCAAAGTGTAAATTTTTCCTTTGGCTTGCAGCTCATAACAGGTGTTGGACTGCAGACAGGTTAGCTAAAATAGGAATTGATCATCCAACCAAATGACCTCTATGTGATCAAGAAGCTGAAACCTTGGATCATCTGTTAGTGTCTTGTGTTTTTTCAAGAGAATTCTGGTTCAAGCTCCGAGTCAAGTTGGTTTGCAAGTGGTTGCACCACAGCCTGGTTTGCCTTCCTTCATGAGATGGTGGGAAGAAACTTCTGGGTTCGTTAATGGACCTATTAAGAAGGGTCTCAACTCTCATTGCTTTGGGGGCATGGATTATTTGGACTCATCGAAACAAGTGTATTTTTGACGGCTGGACCCCCAATGTCTCTCTAGCTCTTCGGTTAGCTAGGGATGAGAGGATGATGTGGGAGATGGTTGGGGCCAAGGGCCTCTCTTACCTGGCGGCCTCTATTCTTGAGGATTAGTTCTAGGAAGGGTGGGCCAGATTTGTTGGTGAAGTTTTTCTATTTTGTTTAGAACTTTAGATGGATCTTCTCATGTTGCTTAGTTTTCGACCTCCGTAAGGAAGTCCTTGTATCGGGTCTATTTTAGACCTTCTTTTCCTTCTTAATATAATGGGGTGCAGTTCTTCTGCGCTTTTCGAGGAAAAAAACTCAACGAAGCATGCATCCATGGATGCATGCATTTTTTTCCTCAAACGCCATGGGTGCAAAACCCATATTTGCATGTTAAACCCATGCAAACATGGGTTTAACAAGGTATAAACGTACCATTAGTGCCCCCATAAAAACTACAATTTTTTTTATTCATCTCAGAGAAAACTTCGGAGGGCCAGGTTTGATTATTCATCTCAGAGAAAACTTCGGATTGAGGTCAGAATTTGTGTTTTCGACTTCAGGTAGCCAGAACAGTCCGACATAAATAGAAATGAAAAACCCTCAGGCTGGTACAACCCAGACCATTTACGAGCCATAATCTCTTGTTCATTTCCTGATTTCTGCTCCAATCCTAACGTGACACTACAAGCTGGCTTGTGTCATCCTGCACGGCCACCACAGCTGCAACCATGAGCTCATGAGCATGAGAAGCCACCACCCCAGCCACAAGCACGAGATACCATTCTCCCCCAGTCATAAAGATCACGAGTTGCCGCCACTTAGGCGTGTCCTACGCTACTCGGACACCCGAATACCCAACGCAAACTCCTGAAGTAACCTTGGACTTAAAGAATTTTGATCGGGATATTACAATAATCTTCTCCGTTTGCACATGGCATGTTCTGCAATGACCGGACATCATGAGTTTATTACATCTCAGTAAAGACTACAACCCGTGGAGTTGAAGTGATTCATTTGTGTCCGTAATATGATCAAGTGATACATATTCAGAAAttgagagctttccaaaaagaatACCTATGGTGATTGTAAAAAAAATTCGGGTAGCAGTATAGCACTTGTGATGGAAATATAAGTTGTTGCATGTGATTAGCAGTTCTTTGTTTATGATCAACTGTAAGTCAAATTTAATTCTTGAAGTTCTGCTTCACAAATTATTTCATTGCACTTTGATGCAAAATGATCTAAAGGAGACACATTTAAATGACATGCTGGTTACAAGACTTACTTGCCCTTGCTCAAAAGTCAAAACAGTGCTTCTCAGTTAATAGAGATCAAACTCTGCATGCAACAACTTAATCTTGATGGAGTGACAGAAGACTCATTTACTAGATCGTGTATCAATCAGATTGCCTGTTGCTTTATCATAAGGGGTACCTTTAAGAGCTGTCACAAGTTTCACAGCAAGATTATTTGGATCTACTCACCCTATGATTTACTATTATAACCTTGACATCCAAATTATGGTCTAAATATTCAACTGGGTCAAGAAAAATCAAAGCAGTTCTTCCCTTCAAGTATGTGTTCCAACTACTGACTCTACAAGCTTCAGGTTGCTCCCTTACTGCTAAGTTAGTGAGTACTTCACGTACTTCACACGTTCTGGTAAAGGAGGCATAGTTAGATCGTTTTGAGTGCAGATTTGCTGCCCACAGGGGCTGTTGTCTTCGTTAGCAAAATACCATGTTGCAATGTTTCAAAAATCATGCATGTAGCACATATGAAGTTAAGTATAGCCACAACAATTCAGTTTGAAATTCATCCTACAAGTCAAGAAGCAAAATAAACAAGCAGTCAACCTGGCACTGTTCACCATGTCCTGACAGTGACACTTCTGTTTTTTTAATCTTGGCATCAAAGATTAATTTCAAACTGACTTTTTGTGGCTATACTTAACTTTATGTGTACCACATACATGATTTTTTAGATATTTTTCAAACATTGTAACATGGTATTTTAGTTAACTAGACCACCATATGATTTCCCAGTCGTCTTTCCAATGCATGGTAAGTCCAACGGGCTATTATTTTCTTCTTAAAGACAGGCAATTAGCCAATTACCTAAGTAGAAATAGCACAATCCACTCTATAAGGGCAACACGTGTTAAATTCATCGGCTGCCGAGGCTTTTTTCGACTTTTTCACTAAATAGTCCTTCCTTGTTATTATTTCCACTCTATATATAAGTTTCTCTGTAGTATCCCTACATAGGCTTCTATCTACGATAGCTGTCCTTGCTTTAGTTGGCAAGCAGGCGGGAAAACTAACTGGTGAACTTCGTGAACATGCTCAAACTGATCAACATCAAGTTTCAAGTGTAGTTATGAGTAAATGCAACTTGATATGGCCATATGAGTTCCACATAGAAGTTCGGCACTAGCAAGATCAGACAAGACAATTTCAGGGTTTCATATAACTTAATAAGAAAGATAATGCAAATTATCAAACAAATTAAACCTTCAGGCAGTAGTGTCCGAAATGATTTTTATGTGCAACTAAAAGTACAAGAAAACATAGCAACACAATAGCAAATTAATACATACCTGAATTTTAGGCTCTTCTTGAATGCCATGAGATTGAGTCTGACTTAAGCTTGTTGCAGCTAAAGGCTTAGGCGCACTCAATTGTTGTGACTGGCTTTCCATGCCAGCACTGACTTTTGAAGATCCCAAGGCTTGATTGACTTGTTTTGCATGCATCACAGCAAAAGAATTCTGTGAGAATTCAGAGTTTTGGCTAACAGTTTCATTATTCATATGTGCTGTTCGAGTAAAAGAAATAGTTTTTTGCTCCTTGTTTGCTGATTGTTGCCTTGTAGATTGATTACCTGGCGCATTTCCAGACACTATGGATCGTGTTGGCACACTCCCAGATACTGTGGTCACAGCTCCCTGAATCAATTGTGCTTTTGGATTGGAATCTGCCATTTGTGGTCTAAATGGTGCAGCTGGACCTCCAAGTGGCCGCGGAAATGGACGTGCATGAATACTATTTGCCCCAAACACTGGTGAAGATGTTTGTGGTCGCTGCACATGATGCTGCATTGTTTGTACTGGTATGGAGTTATTGGGTGGACGAGTTTGTAACATATGGACCCCTTTCCCATCTGACATGTTTCCCATTTCATTAGCCTTATGCAAATTGGTTTGTGAAGGTGGATAACCCGTATTACTCCGCATTTGGCCAGACGAGGAAGGCCGAAATTGAGGTGGTCGAGTGCTGGCAATAGCTTGTCTCATAGGGATGGTGTGAGCCCCTGGATATCCCTTCTGTTCATCTCCTGTCACAGAACCACTGGGAGCAGTCTGCTGACCAGAAACTTGACCTGATAAAGAATAGTTGCTTGGGTTTGTCTGAGGGCTTCGTTGTGCCTGAGCAAACATGAGTAAATAACCcccaaaaccaaaaaaaaagtgcTGGTAAGAATGACTAATAAGATTGCATGCACACCAAAAATACAAAGCTATGGCAGCAAGACAGGCTATGTTTACATATAACACAATGAAGTGGAAATATTATTTACCTGCATTTGATATTGTGAAGCAGCTTGCTTAAGCAATTTATCACCAACAATATTCCTTACAGTTTTTAAGAAGTATTCCTTGCTGACTTcatttttctgttaaaaatataggATAAGCATATTAATAGCTTTCATGCAAGTTCTATAAAAAAGACAATAAAAAATCCCATGTGATTACTTGTGACTTACTGACTTGCACCAATATGTATCTTATAAGAGAAAATTAGTATTACTCGGGTGCAGTAGTAATAAAAATATCCAAACTGATGTTTGGTAGGAAATAAAAGTTAATACTACAGTCCATATTTCTATTGTTCTGTGATTCCGATATGTTTATTAGAATTTTCTCGTccttggacagattgaccaaaagTTTCCAGTAAAAATCACATTGACCAAATATAAAATTAAGAAAAAACAATATACAAACCCGCAACTTGGCGAAAATGGACTGCACTTCTATGTCCCTGGCTTTGTCTAGGTAGCGACTCAAAATTGGAATTAACATGTGAAATGTAACAACTGGAGCTTTTGCTGTTGTAGTTGCACTATTTGTTTGGTTTGTGACTGGTGTTTGTTGATTCTTCATTTGCTGCATCGACTGCTGCTGACTGACAATTGGTGTTTGTTCACTCTTCATTTGCTGCATAGGCTGATGCTGAGCAACAATACCTTGTTGAGATGTACTTCCAGGTTCTTGTTTTGCCTTCAGTAAATCACATTCTTTTGGTGTATTAGTGGGAAGGGGGCAGTTATTAGAACCTTGAGAAACCATTTCAGGTCTTGACGGGTGATCATTTCTAAATGCATGTGTCTGTTCCTGTTGCTGACTCTCCTGGTTTACAATTTCATTCTTTACAGGATCTTGCCACTGACCAGGATCATGGTTTAATAGTGACTTGTGTTCCTGAGGTAAAAGTCCTGCAATTGGAGATTAAATTATGCAGTGTGTATCAGGAACCATGTAAGTACAGAGTGTTAGACTAAATTGGTAAAAACAATCACAGCATAGGTCAACAATCCAAGGGGGGCATTTAAGATGATAGTATATGGGAAAAGAGTAAACTGCATTGTGGGTGCTGAAAATTGTGCATGTCTATGACTCATGGGACTATAAATTCTGTGCAAGCCAGATACTAATCTAGATTTTTGGAACATCCTGGATTTCTGGTGTCAAGTCATTATTACTAGTACAGCACTACACCAGAGAGAGTAATTATCAAATCAGAAGGATCCCATATTGACAATACAATTGAAGTCATCGGAAGATCCAACTATGTCACAACTCACAAGCAAGAACTTTATAATGCCCCTTAAATTGGAAATATACCTAAaagttatgttgaaacttggaagaAGCCAGCTTTTGAAAATATACATATATATCAATATGCTTCCTTCACATGATAGTAATGCTTCCATGTGAAGTAATGTTTATACTTATCAAACGAGTATAGGTAGAAAAACTGAGGACAGTGAAATA
It contains:
- the LOC100278950 gene encoding transcription initiation factor TFIID subunit 4b isoform X5; this encodes MVSQGSNNCPLPTNTPKECDLLKAKQEPGSTSQQGIVAQHQPMQQMKSEQTPIVSQQQSMQQMKNQQTPVTNQTNSATTTAKAPVVTFHMLIPILSRYLDKARDIEVQSIFAKLRKNEVSKEYFLKTVRNIVGDKLLKQAASQYQMQAQRSPQTNPSNYSLSGQVSGQQTAPSGSVTGDEQKGYPGAHTIPMRQAIASTRPPQFRPSSSGQMRSNTGYPPSQTNLHKANEMGNMSDGKGVHMLQTRPPNNSIPVQTMQHHVQRPQTSSPVFGANSIHARPFPRPLGGPAAPFRPQMADSNPKAQLIQGAVTTVSGSVPTRSIVSGNAPVNQALGSSKVSAGMESQSQQLSAPKPLAATSLSQTQSHGIQEEPKIQIQSSVQAPPAAASKTPQRKASSGQKKPLEVLGSSPPPSSKKQKVSGGFHEQSIDQLNDVTAVSGVNLREEEEHLFSAPKEEGRVSEVARKVVQLEEEKLILQKGPLTQKLAGIMSKCNLKVIGTDVERCLSMCVEERLRGFIRSIIRFSKQRVEVEKSRHHFYPLSSDVRSHIMRVNREAREQWEKKQAEDAERIRKQNDGDGNANVDLEKDRIETRGLSKHAKTYKEDDDKMRTTAANVAARVAAGGDDMLSKWQLLAERNKQRSEGGDGSSGSVPGNMLQHRPSLKSGKDLREEHEVEKRGYSTMLGSGGVRRSPLTKVARSISMKDVVAALEREPQMSKSSLLFRLYGRPLTEPSAK
- the LOC100278950 gene encoding transcription initiation factor TFIID subunit 4b isoform X1, giving the protein MDPIMKLLEDDEDESLHSGADVEAFTAALNREVEASASASASTSTSVPAGSSSQPTDHGAGLLPQEHKSLLNHDPGQWQDPVKNEIVNQESQQQEQTHAFRNDHPSRPEMVSQGSNNCPLPTNTPKECDLLKAKQEPGSTSQQGIVAQHQPMQQMKSEQTPIVSQQQSMQQMKNQQTPVTNQTNSATTTAKAPVVTFHMLIPILSRYLDKARDIEVQSIFAKLRKNEVSKEYFLKTVRNIVGDKLLKQAASQYQMQAQRSPQTNPSNYSLSGQVSGQQTAPSGSVTGDEQKGYPGAHTIPMRQAIASTRPPQFRPSSSGQMRSNTGYPPSQTNLHKANEMGNMSDGKGVHMLQTRPPNNSIPVQTMQHHVQRPQTSSPVFGANSIHARPFPRPLGGPAAPFRPQMADSNPKAQLIQGAVTTVSGSVPTRSIVSGNAPVNQALGSSKVSAGMESQSQQLSAPKPLAATSLSQTQSHGIQEEPKIQIQSSVQAPPAAASKTPQRKASSGQKKPLEVLGSSPPPSSKKQKVSGGFHEQSIDQLNDVTAVSGVNLREEEEHLFSAPKEEGRVSEVARKVVQLEEEKLILQKGPLTQKLAGIMSKCNLKVIGTDVERCLSMCVEERLRGFIRSIIRFSKQRVEVEKSRHHFYPLSSDVRSHIMRVNREAREQWEKKQAEDAERIRKQNDGDGNANVDLEKDRIETRGLSKHAKTYKEDDDKMRTTAANVAARVAAGGDDMLSKWQLLAERNKQRSEGGDGSSGSVPGNMLQHRPSLKSGKDLREEHEVEKRGYSTMLGSGGVRRSPLTKVARSISMKDVVAALEREPQMSKSSLLFRLYGRPLTEPSAK
- the LOC100278950 gene encoding transcription initiation factor TFIID subunit 4b isoform X4, giving the protein MDPIMKLLEDDEDESLHSGADVEAFTAALNREVEASASASASTSTSVPAGSSSQPTDHGAGLLPQEHKSLLNHDPGQWQDPVKNEIVNQESQQQEQTHAFRNDHPSRPEMVSQGSNNCPLPTNTPKECDLLKAKQEPGSTSQQGIVAQHQPMQQMKSEQTPIVSQQQSMQQMKNQQTPVTNQTNSATTTAKAPVVTFHMLIPILSRYLDKARDIEVQSIFAKLRKNEVSKEYFLKTVRNIVGDKLLKQAASQYQMQAQRSPQTNPSNYSLSGQVSGQQTAPSGSVTGDEQKGYPGAHTIPMRQAIASTRPPQFRPSSSGQMRSNTGYPPSQTNLHKANEMGNMSDGKGVHMLQTRPPNNSIPVQTMQHHVQRPQTSSPVFGANSIHARPFPRPLGGPAAPFRPQMADSNPKAQLIQGAVTTVSGSVPTRSIVSGNAPVNQALGSSKVSAGMESQSQQLSAPKPLAATSLSQTQSHGIQEEPKIQIQSSVQAPPAAASKTPQRKASSGQKKPLEVLGSSPPPSSKKQKVSGGFHEQSIDQLNDVTAVSGVNLREEEEHLFSAPKEEGRVSEVARKVVQLEEEKLILQKGPLTQKLAGIMSKCNLKVIGTDVERCLSMCVEERLRGFIRSIIRFSKQRVEVEKSRHHFYPLSSDVRSHIMRVNREAREQWEKKQAEDAERIRKQNDGDGNANVDLEKDRIETRGLSKHAKTYKEDDDKMRTTAANVAARVAAGGDDMLSKWQLLAERNKQRSEGGDGSSGSVPGNMLQHRPSLKSGKDLREEHEVEKRGYSTMLGSEINQLGF
- the LOC100278950 gene encoding transcription initiation factor TFIID subunit 4b isoform X3 → MDPIMKLLEDDEDESLHSGADVEAFTAALNREVEASASASASTSTSVPAGSSSQPTDHGAGLLPQEHKSLLNHDPGQWQDPVKNEIVNQESQQQEQTHAFRNDHPSRPEMVSQGSNNCPLPTNTPKECDLLKAKQEPGSTSQQGIVAQHQPMQQMKSEQTPIVSQQQSMQQMKNQQTPVTNQTNSATTTAKAPVVTFHMLIPILSRYLDKARDIEVQSIFAKLRKNEVSKEYFLKTVRNIVGDKLLKQAASQYQMQAQRSPQTNPSNYSLSGQVSGQQTAPSGSVTGDEQKGYPGAHTIPMRQAIASTRPPQFRPSSSGQMRSNTGYPPSQTNLHKANEMGNMSDGKGVHMLQTRPPNNSIPVQTMQHHVQRPQTSSPVFGANSIHARPFPRPLGGPAAPFRPQMADSNPKAQLIQGAVTTVSGSVPTRSIVSGNAPVNQALGSSKVSAGMESQSQQLSAPKPLAATSLSQTQSHGIQEEPKIQIQSSVQAPPAAASKTPQRKASSGQKKPLEVLGSSPPPSSKKQKVSGGFHEQSIDQLNDVTAVSGVNLREEEEHLFSAPKEEGRVSEVARKVVQLEEEKLILQKGPLTQKLAGIMSKCNLKVIGTDVERCLSMCVEERLRGFIRSIIRFSKQRVEVEKSRHHFYPLSSDVRSHIMRVNREAREQWEKKQAEDAERIRKQNDGDGNANVDLEKDRIETRGLSKHAKTYKEDDDKMRTTAANVAARVAAGGDDMLSKWQLLAERNKQRSEGGDGSSGSVPGNMLQHRPSLKSGKDLREEHEVEKRGYSTMLGSGTTIYIEANKP